gcttcaaacttcctaatatctcactagataaacttttctgtagcttagggagttattctagacaagtgttaatacacagactattgttctatttgtccttacttttctactttttaaataatttttctgctgaccaatctcatggctgctgcttggctccaatcccagttctgctgtgtctgaggccttttgcagctttcccaaacccctctgattttgtgCATTCCCACAATGAGAAGGACCTGTGAGTGCTGGGTAAAGCCAGACCTGAGCACGGCagatcatggaatcacagagtggtttgggttggaaggagccttaGAGATCATTTCCTTCCACCACCCCAccaaagcagccacagctgccccaAAACCAGCTCAGCCCTTTTAATGTCATtctgggatgggctgtggggCCACCTAACTCCTTCTTCTGTCTTCTCTCCAAGCTGGACAAGATGCTGGACCCCCAGGTGTGGCGTGAAGCAGCCACGCAGGTTTTCTTCGCCCTGGGCCTGGGTTTTGGGGGCGTCATTGCCTTCTCCAGCTACAACAAGCAGGACAACAACTGCCACTTCGATGCCACCCTCGTCTCCTTCATCAACTTCTTCACGTCTGTGCTGGCCACCCTGGttgtgtttgctgtgctgggcttCAAGGCCAACATCATGAACGAGAAATGCGTGGTGGAGTAAGATTTGCTTTGTCTCTGTTTGGGGTGGGCAGGTCTTTGCTGCTGCCAGTTGTGGCGGGTCTGGAGCTGGATGATCCTGGGGTTTGGTGGGCCCAAGTTCCTgatgggcaggagctggatttCCAGGGATGCACCTCTGTAGCTGAGGGAGTTGGACATTCAGCTCCTCCAAGCTAAAATCCAGCCCCAAGATGGGCTCTTAATCTGCAGCTGGGGTGTGAATCCAGCGTGTCTCAGGTGCCCTGCATCACCTGAGAGGTTCTGCTCTCCCTTAGGAACGCTGAGAAGATCTTGGGCTACCTGAACACCAATGTGCTGAGCCACGACCTCATCCCACCCCACGTGAACTTCTCCCACCTCACTGCCAAGGACTACAACGAGATGTACAGGGTGATCATGACGGTGAAGGAGGGGCACTTCAAAGAGCTGGGCCTGGACGCCTGCCTGCTGGAGGATGAACTCAACAAGGTACCTGGTGGCACTCCTGGAGGGACCAGCAGGTcactgtgaccgtgttcacaggggtcccaggatgaaggaagagacgaggatctgactccatgtttcagaaggcttgatttattattttatgatatatattacattaaaactgtactaaaagaatggaagaaaggatttcgtcagaaggctggctgagaatagaataggaaagaacGATCataaaggtttgtgtctcacactgtctgagccagctgggctgtgattggccattaattagaaacaacctcatgagaccaatcccagatgcacctgttgcattccacagcagcagataaccattgtttgcattttgttcctgaggcctctcagcttctcaggaggaaaaatcctaaggaaaggattttccataaaagatgtctgcaacaggTCACCCTCCCCATTGCCTCTCCCTGTGTCAATCCTGGGCACATGGATCTGGAAAAACAACTTTAGAgaccctccagggatggagaatccAAGTCCCTGTGGTTTTACCCAGCACACAGGGGTTCTCCTGGCGTGGGAGAAGCTCTGTCCAGTACAGGTTGAGCAGGGTCATCACCAGCTCATCTCCAGTACCAGAGTGGGATTTTCCTGAAGGGGGTTTGGTGAGGGAGACCTGAGAGGGGCTCAAAGTCTGTGTCCCTGACAAGTTTCTTCTCATATTTTTGTCCTCTCCCCACGTCAACAGTCGGTGCAAGGGACTGGCCTGGCCTTCATTGCCTTCACAGAAGCCATGACCCACTTCCCAGCCTCGCCCTTCTGGTCTGTCATGTTCTTCCTGATGCTGATCAACCTGGGCTTGGGGAGCATGATCGGGACCATGTCAGGCATCACCACACCCATCATTGACACCTTCAAGGTGCGCAAGGAAGTGTTCACAGGTGAGGCCTCTTCTCCTGCAACCTCCTTGGGAAGGGGTGGGAGGTCCCCATTGCCTTGAGGAGTCACTCCAGAAGAGTGTGGACATGGTGGGGGGTGAACTGGGCCATGCCCATGCAGGGAATGGACCTTCTGGAGGTCCTGGTGTCTCTCAGAGGCTCTGCTGACCATGCCTATGCAGGGAATGGACCTTCTGGAggcagtggtgtccctcaggagGCTCTGCTGATCATGCCTGTGCAGGGAATGGACCTTCTGGAGGTCTTGGTGTCCCTCAAGAGGCTCTGCTGATCATGCCCATGCAGGGAATGGACCTTCTGGAGGCCTTGGTGTCCCTCTGGGGTCTCTGCTGACCATGCCCATGCCGGGAATGGACATTCTGGAGGTCCTGGTGTCTCTCAGAGGCTCTGCTGACCATGCCCATGCAGGGAATGGACCTTCTGGAggcagtggtgtccctcaggagGCTCTGCTGACCATGACCATGCCCATGCAGGGAATGGACCTTCTGGAggcagtggtgtccctcaggagGCTCTGCTGACCATGCCCATGCCGGGAATGGACATTCTGGAGGTCCTGGTGTCTCTCAGAGGCTCTGCTGACCATGCCCATGCAGGGAATGGACCTTCTGGAGGTCTTGGTGTCCCTCAGGAGGCTCTGCTGACCAGGCCTGTTTGCTCCCCACAGTCGGTTGCTGCATCTTCGCCTTCGTAGTGGGGCTGATCTTTGTGCAGCGTTCTGGAAACTACTTTGTCACCATGTTTGACGATTACTCAGCCACGCTGCCACTCACCGTCGTGGTCATCCTGGAGAACATCGCTGTGGCCTGGATTTACGGCACCAAGAAGTAAGGAATTTCTAGAGAAAAGGAGTAACTGTGGTGTAACTCCTGACTAGAAACCCTCCTTCCACCTCTTGGCTTTTTCTCCAGGAGCAAATGCTCCAAGGGCAGTTATAGAGGCAGGAGTTTGGTTCACTTTGAtcctcctgccttgccctggTGTAACACAGCCCCTTCTCATGGGTTTCTCCTCTTGGTTGTGATGATCTGTTGCTTGTGATGACCCTTTTTTCTGAGGTTTCCAGGTCCTCCTGGAAGGGGGAGGCTGTTCCCCACAGTTCTCCTTGTTCAGAAGCTGTCCAGagcaaaggcagctctggaTAACACTCAGATGGTCTTGTCCTGTGCAGTTTTCCACAAGTTCTTCAGGCTTGAGGGATGCTGAGATGGTCAGCTGGGTTCTTCAGGCTGTACCTTGTGCATCAGCAGGGCTCCTGGGAGGTTGTTTCTCACTCAGAGATGGAGGATGTTGTGGACGCCCTGGAGGGGCTTCTCCTAAGTTACACCCCATTagctccttcccctgttcctgtgccttAACATAGGTGTTGTGAGgctctccctcccctttccctgaTTGGGTCTCACCTTGATACTGCCTGGAGACCAAGGTCAGCTGGGAGGCCCCTGGGGGAGAGAGCTGGATGCTCTGGGGAGAGCATGTGTCTGAGATGAATTAAACATCTATTTTGCATCATTAtgcaaaagccttttttccttctttaccCTGGACTTTACTAGCAGCAATTCAAGCTGCAATAGGATGTCACGATTCCATGTCTTTCCTCGGCAGGTTCATGCAGGAGCTGACAGAAATGCTGGGATTCCGGCCCTACCAGTTCTACTACTACGCCTGGAAGTACGTGTCCCCCATCTGCATGGCCGTGCTCATGACTGCCAGCATCATCCAGCTGGGAGTGAGCCCCCCGGGATACAGCGCCTGGATCAGAGAGGAGGTGGGCACAgctcccttccccacccctgccccagtCTCGGGTTTTGGTTGTTAATTGCTGCCCCAagatgtgcagggtgtctctgTTTCAGCCCCTGCATCTGAAGAAAGactcagagctcttcagttttctgtcttgaggttgtttattaattcttatctataaaattttctttctgcccagctgagatctgctcagcagggcagccacaggcactctgaccgccCCAAGggtggtgttgtccttttatactacaaactacatagaacatatttacacttaattcccaatacctatcacctatgttagacagtgcacttctactctaaaccaatcccaaagtgccagcatcactgcagaaaatggagaccaagaagaagaagaagaaaggctggacatgcccaagttcctccatcttgtccccataacccccataccaaaaatcctaaaatcgacattttcaccctgtgataattttattattgtaCTATTCTAACCTCTGTGACTTTCAAATgctcatacaaagctggtaacttgctccagggCCCACAATCAAACTCCcaggtgccctgggctgtgtgccagggtctctgagcccctggtggggtcctggcagctctggacacccagggggatgcactgagttctgacaccccagcacagcaggggcagctcagagctgcagagcactctgttcatcccagctctgctcattcctccttcctctcctgctgggTGACATTCCCACCCTCTCATCCTCTGGGACTGGTTTGTTCACGCTGCCCAGATAtctccagccagctctgcccgtGGGCTGAAGTTTGTGTTGATTTTAGTTggctcccacagctccacactgtgcctgtgtggggATCCTTCCCTTTGACCTGAGCCCACCCTTCATGTGGTGTCCCTAGGTctggcaggaggcaggaggagctgtctGGTGTTTCAGAGATGTTGTAccctgttgggaaggatgaaagtttaACAAGAAAGTCccacagatatgtgtgcttagcagaaagatttttaaatgtagaatctggtgaaggaatagagatggaagcaagttttgctATAGAAGGAAAGAATTactgagccagtctcactggataaccaaggaggcaaagggtgtgttagttagaaggggtttttatgacttagagcaaaggataaacccacctcaaacaagaagatgtttttaccaagcagaaagagagcacaggcaaacaaggcagcaaatggtgcaagtagaaaaaaggtctcagaattttccactgcaagaaaactgaaaaacaacttctagcttaaactgtaatgtactgactgttAGTGATTGGGAAATAGcaacatgaatatggtaattacagcagttatgataggctatagataatagttaaggtatagattggttctgctgtattaaggtgctcagcaaaggaaagtctataatgcattgtaaccaaaagaaaagtctataatgcattgtaaccaaaccaaagggtctccaggcctgcctgcagctggagctgacagctgtgggcacagctctgtcacccacaaccctggactgctgtgacattttggatggaataaactgcatttggaagagctgcctggatcccacatccctcattcaggctcttacaaTACCTGGTcgtgaccgtgttcacaggggtcccaggatgagggaagagatgaggatctgactccatgtttcagaaggcttgatttattattttgtgatatatattatatatatatatatattatattaaaactatactaaaagaatagaagaaaggatttcatcagaaggctggctaagaatagaaaaagaaggaatgataacaaaggtttgagtctcagacagagagtctgagccagctgggctgtgattggccattaattagaaacaaccatCATGGACCaatgcacctgttgcattccacagcagcagataaccattggttacattttgttcctgaggcctctcagcttctcaggaggaaaaatcctaaggaaaggatttttcataaaagatgtctgtgacacctgGTGGgcatcactgctgcagcagccccgaGTCATTAACATCTGTCTCTTCCAGGCTGCTGAAAAGTTCCTGTTCTACCCAACATGGGCCATGGCCATCCTCATCTCCCTGATCATCCTGGcatccctccccctgcccctggtCTTCATCCTCCGGCAGTTCCACCTGGTGTCGGACGGCTCCAACGCCCTCTCCGTCACCTACAAGAAGGGTCGGATGATGAAGGACATCTCCAACCTGGAGGACAACGACGAGACCCGCTTCATCCTGAGCAAGGTGCCCAGCGAGACGCCGTCCCCCATGCCCACGCACCGCTCCTACCTGGGCCCCGGCAGCAGCTCCCCCCTGGAGATGAGCGCGGCTCCCAACGGACGCTACGGCAGCGGGTACCTGCTGGCCAGCACCCCCGAGTCTGAGCTGTGATGGTGGCCTGCCCACCCACCCCCACCGGGAGAGGAGGGCACTGGGGAGTGGATGCTGGCTGtccagaaaacaggaaaattaattattaaggGTGAAGAAGAATTAATGACTtaagatgaagaagaaaccccCTCTTAAAATCGTAAGCAAAGCAGCCATTTCTGAGGTGACGTCGGGAAGAAGGGAttgcaggaggggcaggactCCTCTGACAACCCTCGGTGGAAAGGCTGGACCCCTGGACTCAcctccagggaagggaagaggagcaAGAGATGCTGCAATACCTTTCCAAGAGTTGTTCTCGTGCAGCTCAAATCCGAAGCAAAGAATCTCTCTTTTCTAAGCAGCTGATGGTTGGAACAAGGACCTGGCAGCAGGTGGGAAGCCAATCACACTTCCTCCTGTcacccagagctcttccctCCCTGTCTGTTGTCCTTTAGCCGGGAGGAGTCATGGCCTTATTCCAACGAGCACAATTAATCATCGATGTTCATAGCACAAGAAGGTGCTGTTGTTGTCACCatcgttgttgttgttgtatcTCCTGTAGGTTTTTATAGCTGTGGACACACCCAAATAACCCCCCAAATTCTGAccagggatggcagggagcAGCGTGGGGCTGGCTGTGATGTTGGGGTGTGTGAGACAGGGCAGGGTGAATCCCTGGAATCTttgctgccaccagcacagggacGGTGGCTGGGAGTTCTTTGGAGATGTCACAGCCATGGGATGGAGTAGCTGGGATGCTCCATGGGTTGGTGGTGATGGTGCTGAGTGGCAGGAGGACCCCTGAAGTGACAGTGGTTTGGGGGTGTGAGCCTGTGTGGGGTCTGGGTGGGGTTGGTGTGGTGGGGGTCAGGAGGGCTCTCCTGGAATTACTCCTGACGTGTGGGATGCTCTGCTGAACCAAAACCCCTGGCATGGTGACCATCTCCTCTCACTCCTCTCTTTAGATGTCCCAGAGGGAcaagcagaggagctgtgggacatCCAGTCCTACCACACTCCTGGTTTAGCTCTCAGGAAACCACCCCTGACTTCCCTCCTTGTCCCCGTGCCGAGGTGAGCTGGGCACTGGCTCTCTCTGGACGTGCCTCCTCGTTTCTCCTCGTGTCCCTCCGAGCCTGGGGTTTGGCTTTGCCTCCTGTCACACCCCCcaggagcccagcagcctttgcatGGGGGTGACCAGCTCTTGGGGACCACAGGCATCcgaggggcagcagctcctgcgaGCCAGTGCCAGGTCCCCAGGAGCTCTTGatccagcctggggagccctTATGAGAGTCCAGGGGCCTCTATTGTGCCCATCCATGGTTTGGGGTGATCTGACTGATGTGACCTTATCTTGTTTCTCCCCAGGCTGTTTGGAAAGGGTGGGATCTTCCAGCTCTGAGTCCTGCTGGGACCGAGGGTCATTTTCCTGAATCCTACCTGTAACCAAGCACTTCTGCCAAGGGTGTCAGGTGGCATTGtcccccttttccctggggACATGGAAGCAGCACACTCTCTCCCCTCTGTTGCCTCCAAAGGCTGGGGAGTGCCTCCCCTGATCCTGCTGGGCTTAGGTTGTGCACGAAGAGCTTTGAGGCTGCTCTGAAGGCCACGTTTGTGGGTGCTGGTTCCTGAGCCCTTctctcctctgctttcctgccaattgcttttctttcaccttGGTTCTCCTTTTGGCTGGAGGTGAAGGCAGGAAGCTGCTGGTCCATTCACCACACCCTTGActctcagcatccctggggccagcaggtTCCCACAGTGACATCTCCTGTGGGTGTGATCCTTCATTCACAGCCTTCTCCTTGGACTTGGCTGGTGACCTGGAGACTCTTCCAGGACAATTAGCTCAAGCCCTTCATTAACTGTTTTTCTGGGGGGAAGATGGAGGAGTGGAATGAACCAAAGCAGCTCAGTGATGGTGCCAAGATCTGTGAGTCAGGATCAGCCACGTTCCTCCAGAAGTTCCCCCTTCCTCATCCCCTCCcatctctttctccttcctctgcccatgCAGGAGGGACACAGACATGTCCCCATGGCATCATCTCTGGAAGGGAGAACCCCAAATCTGGTGGCTTTTCCCCATCATTAGGCAACATTTCTTATGGAATCCATCCTCACTGACCAGCAGAACAGAGGATGAGTCAAATCCTTGCCCAGCATCACCTCCCCATCACCCCTGAGCCCGGGGGCCGGGTTCCCACCGTAGCTCCCATGGAGTTAATGGAGCAGGACCCCTCCATAGCCACAGCACTCAGTCCCATGTGCTCCCATGGCAGGATGCTCCTTGAACCCCGGGGGGAAGGATCCagccctccctctctcccacccCTGTTCCCAAACCAGCCAGGGAGGAGCTCGCTTTCCTCCCTTCTTGCAGCATCAATAAGAGGCAAAGTCAATAAGAAGGTAACAAAGAagttatattatatatatatataaaatatatacagaGAGAGGAGATGGAATAATAACCTAGAGATTCTCTATTTCTATTGTATATTTATTCTGTAAATGTCACTGTAAATGCTGTTAAATGACAAATCGTATTCCAAAGTGGCCCATGACCTATTTTCATTCCCAGTGCTGTACAGATCAATTCTCATTCTATAGCAGGGcatatttttacctttttatttcttgtgtgTGCTGGGTGCAcgtcccctcctccccccagc
The genomic region above belongs to Molothrus ater isolate BHLD 08-10-18 breed brown headed cowbird chromosome 25, BPBGC_Mater_1.1, whole genome shotgun sequence and contains:
- the SLC6A17 gene encoding sodium-dependent neutral amino acid transporter SLC6A17 isoform X2; this encodes MLVLYTKNYVCFIYNNGEAPATSAHLCQKNGGGAYLVPYLVLLIIIGLPLFFLELAVGQRIRRGSIGVWNYICPRLGGIGYASCLVCFFVGLYYNVIIGWSIFYFFKSFQYPLPWSECPIVRNGSVAVVETECERSSATTYFWYRETLDISNSISESGGLNWKMTLCLLVAWSLVGLAMIKGIQSSGKVMYFSSLFPYLVLVCFLVRGLLLRGAVDGIMHMFTPKLDKMLDPQVWREAATQVFFALGLGFGGVIAFSSYNKQDNNCHFDATLVSFINFFTSVLATLVVFAVLGFKANIMNEKCVVENAEKILGYLNTNVLSHDLIPPHVNFSHLTAKDYNEMYRVIMTVKEGHFKELGLDACLLEDELNKSVQGTGLAFIAFTEAMTHFPASPFWSVMFFLMLINLGLGSMIGTMSGITTPIIDTFKVRKEVFTVGCCIFAFVVGLIFVQRSGNYFVTMFDDYSATLPLTVVVILENIAVAWIYGTKKFMQELTEMLGFRPYQFYYYAWKYVSPICMAVLMTASIIQLGVSPPGYSAWIREEAAEKFLFYPTWAMAILISLIILASLPLPLVFILRQFHLVSDGSNALSVTYKKGRMMKDISNLEDNDETRFILSKVPSETPSPMPTHRSYLGPGSSSPLEMSAAPNGRYGSGYLLASTPESEL
- the SLC6A17 gene encoding sodium-dependent neutral amino acid transporter SLC6A17 isoform X1; its protein translation is MPKNSKVTQREHSSEHVTESVADLLAHQEPVDYKRSVLNVTGDTWDKQKEGDEELEAENRPAWNSKLQYILAQIGYSVGLGNVWRFPYLCQKNGGGAYLVPYLVLLIIIGLPLFFLELAVGQRIRRGSIGVWNYICPRLGGIGYASCLVCFFVGLYYNVIIGWSIFYFFKSFQYPLPWSECPIVRNGSVAVVETECERSSATTYFWYRETLDISNSISESGGLNWKMTLCLLVAWSLVGLAMIKGIQSSGKVMYFSSLFPYLVLVCFLVRGLLLRGAVDGIMHMFTPKLDKMLDPQVWREAATQVFFALGLGFGGVIAFSSYNKQDNNCHFDATLVSFINFFTSVLATLVVFAVLGFKANIMNEKCVVENAEKILGYLNTNVLSHDLIPPHVNFSHLTAKDYNEMYRVIMTVKEGHFKELGLDACLLEDELNKSVQGTGLAFIAFTEAMTHFPASPFWSVMFFLMLINLGLGSMIGTMSGITTPIIDTFKVRKEVFTVGCCIFAFVVGLIFVQRSGNYFVTMFDDYSATLPLTVVVILENIAVAWIYGTKKFMQELTEMLGFRPYQFYYYAWKYVSPICMAVLMTASIIQLGVSPPGYSAWIREEAAEKFLFYPTWAMAILISLIILASLPLPLVFILRQFHLVSDGSNALSVTYKKGRMMKDISNLEDNDETRFILSKVPSETPSPMPTHRSYLGPGSSSPLEMSAAPNGRYGSGYLLASTPESEL